GAGCGCTTGAGGTCGAGCGCGATGGAGCGCTTGTTGCGGTTCCAGGCGAGGAAACACGGCGACTCGCGGCCGGCGATCCATTCGTTGAAAAAGGTCATCGAGCGGTAGAGATCGCCGGTGCCGGCGCGCTCGACCTTGATGACATCGGCGCCGAGGTCGCCGAGCATCTGCGTGGCATAGGGGCCTTGCAGGAGTTGAGTGAAATCGAGCACGCGGACTCCGTCCAGCGCGCCGGGTTGATGGGTGGTTGCAGTCATGATTTTCCACGCGGGAAATGCGGCAGCACGCAAAGTCCGCCATCGACCAGGATGTCCGTCCCCGAAATGAACGCGCCGCCCGGCCCGGCGAGCAGCACCGCCGCCGCCGCGACCTCCGGCGGCTCGCCCATGCGGCCGAGCGCGTGCATGCCGCGCCATTTTTCCAGCAACGCCGGACCCTCGCGCGCGACGAGGCGGTCGTTCATCGGCGTGTTGATCGCGCCGGGCGAGATCGAGTTCACGCGGATGTTTTCCGGGCCGAGCTGCCCGGCGAGCTGGCGCGTCATGGCAAGCACGCCGCCCTTGGCCGCCGCGTAGGCGGTCCAGTCGTCCCACGAGCGGTGCGCCTGCGTCGAGGCGAGATTGATGATCGAGCCGCCGCCGCGCGCCCGGAGGTGCGGCAGCGCGGCGCGGATCACGCGGAAGACCGAGGTGAGGTTCGTGTCGATCACCCGCTGCCAGTCGGCGTCGGTGATCGCCGCCGGATCGCCGGGCAGCGCGATGGCGGCGTTGTTGACCACGATGTCGAGCCCGCCCAGTTCGCGCGCGGCGGACCCGACGGCCTGATCGACCTGCGCGGTCTGCGCCACATCGCACGGCAGCGCGACGGCGCGCGCGCCTTTTTCGCGCAGTTCGGCGGCGGCGGATTCCGCGCCGGCGAGATTAATGTCCAGAAGCGCCACCGCCGCCCCCTCGGCGGCGAACGCGCGGACGATTTCCAGACCGAGGCCGTCGGCGGCTCCGGTCACAAGGGCGCAAAGGCCGTTGAGCTGTTGGTGTGACATCGAGAAATACTGCGTTGGTCGCGGCCGCCCGGTGCCATCGCCAGCGGCGCCTCATGAGACCGCGCACGCGGTGCTGAAAAAGTCCTCCTGCTCCAGCCGATGGCGAAGTTCCTCGGCGCGCTCCGGCGCGATATTGCGCAGCGGGGGCCGGGCCGGGCCGCAGTCCACGCCGAGCATCGCCATGACGGATTTCGAGCTCGCGAAATGCGTCACGCCCACGTCGCAACAGGTGGCGATCATCCGGATCGCCTTGTCCTGCAACTTCCGCGCCTCGGACGTCTCGCCCGCGCCGACATGTTTCAGCAGTTTTATATAAAGCGGGGCGGCGTAATTATACGTGCTCCCGACCGCGCCGAGCGCCCGCCGCGCCCAGCCTTCCATCAGCAACTCATCGCGGCCAAACAATATGTCAAACCGGCCGTTTTCATGGTTCACGCATTCCTCGTAATCGTCGAGGTCCTCGTGCGTGTATTTTATGCCGGCGAACGACGGGATGCGCGCCCCGGCGAGGCCGAGCAGCGGGGCCATCTTCATGGCGACGCCGGTCATCGACGGGATGTGATAATAATAAAACGGCAGCCCCGGCGCCTCGGCCGCGATCGGCGCGCACCAGTCCGCCAGCTCGTCCTGGTCGCGCGGACGGAAAAAACACGGCCCCATCGCGCTCACCGCCGCCGCGCCGATCTGCGCCGCGTGGCGGGTCAGGTCGCGCGCCTCCTCCAGGCAGTTGTGTCCGGTGTGCACGATGACGCGCAGATCCCCCGCGCACTTCATCCACGCCTCGGCCACCTGCATGCGCTCGCGCGAGGTCATCGAGAGCCCCTCTCCGGTGGTGCCGCAAATGAACGCCGCCCCCACGCCGTTTTCACGGAGCAGCCGGGCATAGAGCGGGAC
This genomic stretch from Termitidicoccus mucosus harbors:
- a CDS encoding SDR family NAD(P)-dependent oxidoreductase; the encoded protein is MSHQQLNGLCALVTGAADGLGLEIVRAFAAEGAAVALLDINLAGAESAAAELREKGARAVALPCDVAQTAQVDQAVGSAARELGGLDIVVNNAAIALPGDPAAITDADWQRVIDTNLTSVFRVIRAALPHLRARGGGSIINLASTQAHRSWDDWTAYAAAKGGVLAMTRQLAGQLGPENIRVNSISPGAINTPMNDRLVAREGPALLEKWRGMHALGRMGEPPEVAAAAVLLAGPGGAFISGTDILVDGGLCVLPHFPRGKS
- a CDS encoding dihydrodipicolinate synthase family protein; its protein translation is MKPRFRGLIAAPFTPFNPDMSLNLDVVPLYARLLRENGVGAAFICGTTGEGLSMTSRERMQVAEAWMKCAGDLRVIVHTGHNCLEEARDLTRHAAQIGAAAVSAMGPCFFRPRDQDELADWCAPIAAEAPGLPFYYYHIPSMTGVAMKMAPLLGLAGARIPSFAGIKYTHEDLDDYEECVNHENGRFDILFGRDELLMEGWARRALGAVGSTYNYAAPLYIKLLKHVGAGETSEARKLQDKAIRMIATCCDVGVTHFASSKSVMAMLGVDCGPARPPLRNIAPERAEELRHRLEQEDFFSTACAVS